The Planctomycetota bacterium genome segment CCGCCGCGCGGGTATTGGCTGACGGCGACCTCTTTCACGCGGTCGGCTTCTCCCTGGACGATCGGCACGAGGGAGTGGCCATGCATGTCGCCCATCGGAGACAGGCCGGTCATTTCGAGGAGCGTCGGGTAGATGTCGAGGAACTCGACCGGGCTGGCGTTGGGGCCGACGGGGTCGTGACGCGGGTCGACGAAAATCAACGGTGAGCGTGTGGCCTGCTCGAAGTTGGAGTGCTTGCACCACATGGCGTGATCGCCGAGATGGAAGCCGTGGTCGCCCCAGAGCACGACGATCGTGTTGTCGGCCAGGCCGGTCTCGTCGAGGTGGGCCATGAGTTCACCGACCTGGGCGTCGATGTAGCTGACCGTGGCGTAGTAGCCGTGGATGAGGTCGTACTGCATCTCCTCTGGGATCGGGCCTTCGCGCGGGGTGTTGTACCCGCTGCGGAGTTCCCAGCCAGGTTGCGTGACGTAGTCGGGTGCACCTTCGGGCGCTTCCTGGAATGCCGCCAGCTCGATCGCGTCGCGGTCGTATATCGCCCAGTACTTTTCCGGGGCGTTGAACGGCAAGTGCGGCTTGTAGAAGCCGACTGCGAGGAAGAACGGCTCCTCACTCTGCGCAAAGCCGTCGAGACGCTCCTTGGCGACTTCCGTCATCGCGCCATCGTGGTACGCCTCATCGGGCACGTCGGCCCGATCAGTCGGCGGACGCCTCTCGGGGAAGACGAATCGGGCACGCTCGTGGTAGCCGCGCTTCGGGAAGTCTGGGTGTGCCTTGCGCTCCCTGACCTGCTCCACAACGTCTGGATCCTGGAAACCGAAGAACTCTCCGGCGGGTGAGCGGATGTTGATGAACGGCTCGGACCACGACACCGCGTCCATCGAGTTGAACCCGCCCGCACTTCGGTGGTCGAAGATCTTGCCCATGCCGATCGACTGGTAGCCGGCCAGCTTGAATCGCTGCGGCAGGGTCACGACGTCGGGCAGGTGATCGCGCATCTCGGTCTTGAGGTTCCAGACCTTGGTGATGTCCGGACGAAGGCCGGTGAGCAGCGAAACGCGACTGGGCGCACAGACCGCCTGCTGACAGTGGGCGTTGGTGAAGGCGACCCCACGCATCGACAGCTGGTCGAGGTTCGGCGTGACGGCAAAGCCGTCCCCGAACGCACCGATGGCAGGTTTGAGGTCGTCGACGGCGATGAACAGGACGTTCATCGGCCTCTCGTCCGCCGCAGCGGGCGACGTGTTCGTCGCAAGCGCGACGGCGATGCTGGCCAAGAGTGTCGTTAGGTGTTTCATCAGGTGTCCTCCGAGACTGTCACGTCGTGATCGCCGATTGTGCCATGAATCCAAGTGCGCCATTGGCGGGCTGACGCAATAAGGGTAAAACATTGCATCACATTTGCATAGCCGGCCGAACTATTCATTCTGGAGGAACTCATGCCCAACACCATCTCGACCCTGACTCTCGCCGCAGCATCAGCACTTGCACTCACGACCGCCACGTCCCAGGCGGACGTCATCGAGCAGTTCTTGTTCGATGACTCCTCGGGCACCGAGCTCGAAGGTGCGACCAACACCGGCACGCTCGGCAACGCGGCCTTCA includes the following:
- a CDS encoding sulfatase; the protein is MKHLTTLLASIAVALATNTSPAAADERPMNVLFIAVDDLKPAIGAFGDGFAVTPNLDQLSMRGVAFTNAHCQQAVCAPSRVSLLTGLRPDITKVWNLKTEMRDHLPDVVTLPQRFKLAGYQSIGMGKIFDHRSAGGFNSMDAVSWSEPFINIRSPAGEFFGFQDPDVVEQVRERKAHPDFPKRGYHERARFVFPERRPPTDRADVPDEAYHDGAMTEVAKERLDGFAQSEEPFFLAVGFYKPHLPFNAPEKYWAIYDRDAIELAAFQEAPEGAPDYVTQPGWELRSGYNTPREGPIPEEMQYDLIHGYYATVSYIDAQVGELMAHLDETGLADNTIVVLWGDHGFHLGDHAMWCKHSNFEQATRSPLIFVDPRHDPVGPNASPVEFLDIYPTLLEMTGLSPMGDMHGHSLVPIVQGEADRVKEVAVSQYPRGG